AATATTAATGAGAAAACAGATTATGAGTAATAACCAGCCGGCTGAGGCTAAAATACAGAATCTGAAGCAAGTATCTGCAGTTTGGTGCATTCCAATCTTGGCATTAGCAATCGGAATTTGGATGTTTGTGCAATACATAAGCAGTCAAGGGCCTGTCATTACGATTAGAATGCCTAATGCCTCGGGTATAGAGATTGGAAAGACGGCGATTAAGTCATTGAGCGTTAATGTTGGTGTCGTGACTAATGTCCAGTTAAGCGAAGATTACAGTTATACCTTAGTGACGGCTCAAATGAATAGAGATAGTGACCGAATGCTTAAAGAGGATACCTCGTTTTGGGTCGTTAAGCCGCGTATAGGTTCTGGTGGTATTACTGGATTAGATACCTTGCTCTCTGGCGCTTATATTGAAATGCAGCCTGGGGACGATAAAGAAGACAGGGAACATTTTGTTGCTTTGGAGAATCCTCCTGTTGCGCCTGTTGATGCTAAAGGATTGCGGATCATACTTACTAGCCATCACGCTGGTAAGCTAGGTGTGGGTGATCCTGTACTGTATGAGGGCTTCACGGTGGGCCGGGTTGAAAGTGTTAGTTTTGACATTAAGAGTAAACTTGCAAACTACCAGTTATTTATCTTTGAACCCTACGATAGCCTAGCCCGTACCAATAGTGCGTTTATGATGCTCTCAGGTTTCAATATTCAAATGAATGCGGAAGGAGTCAATGTTAACGTAGGCTCTCTGGAATCATTAATGACTGGCGGTGTTACCTTTATGACGCCGGATGGTGACTCTGAGTCGAGGCAAACTGAGCAGCTAGTGCATTATCGCTTATTTGACAGTGTGCACGATTATCGCGAGAAAATGTATGAGAAACATTTAGACTTTGTGATGATGTTTACTGAGTCTATTCGAGGCCTTAAAGTTGGTGCTCCAATCGAATATCGTGGTATCAAAATTGGTACAGTAAAAAAAGTACCCTTGCGTTTGCCAACGAGTAAAGAAGGTTTCTCTAACAAGGAAATCCCAGTATTAGTCCGTATTGATCTTGGTCGTATCTATGATCACTCTGATGAAGGTAGTTTGGAAGAGCTGCAAGCAAGCTTTGAGACAGAGTTTAACAGCGGACTGCGCGCGACATTAAAAACGGGTAATTTACTGACGGGAGCACTGTATATAGGTACCGATTTATACAAGGGTGAAAAATTACCTAATACGCGACAATATGCTGGTTTTAACATATTCCCGACTAAAACCGGTGAGCTTGCCGAAGTACAAAAGCAGTTGACAGAACTGCTGCATAAGTTCAATAAATTACCGGTTGAAGATACCTTAAAATCAATGACGGCAACGTTAAAAGTATCTCAGAAGACATTGCTATCGGCCGAACGGGTAGCCAATGATTTGGATCGTTTGCTTAAGCAGAATGATACTCAATCATTACCTGGAGATATTCGGACTAGTCTGCAACAGATTCAAAAAACCTTAAATGCTTTCGGTCCGGATGCAGCGCCATATCAGAATCTTGAAGGTGCATTAAGCCGTTTTGAGGAAGTAATGATAGAGTTACAGCCCGTGCTGCGTCAGCTAAACGAAAAACCAAACTCTCTGGTTTTTGGTGATGATAAAGCGAAAGATCCTATTCCTGTTGGAGGCCATAAGTCATGAAAAAGTGGTTAGTAATTACAGTCTTAACCTTGATGGTAGGATGTAGCAGTACCCCTAGTGAATTAGTCACTTACTTGCTGCCAAGCGGTAATACAGCTAGCGCAGCACATCACGGTAACGACCAAAATTTATTGATTGTGGCCCCAGTTGACGTTGCGTCATATTTAGCTGATATGGGGTTGGTTTATCAGGTAAGTCCTACCGAGATAGTGGAGGCGCGGCAGAGCTTGTGGGCTGAGGGGTTATCGAAACAGTTAACCCGCCGCATTACTAATGATCTTCGCCAGAAGCAGACTGGCTTCTGGCCAACCCAGTTAACATCCACACTATCGACGGCGGGTATTCCAAGATTACAGATCCGTATTAATCGGTTTAATGGGGTTTATACCGGTGTTGCAGAAGTTGCTGGAGAGTGGATGCTGATAGACGCTAAAGGTGAATTGCAAACTGTTCATCCCTTTATATTCAGTGTGCCATTAGCAGCAGATGGCTTCGCAGCACAAGTAGAGGCACTATCCCTAGGTGTCGATGAGTTAACAACACAAGTGGCAGTTAGTCTTAAGTAATAAGCGGTGAGTGGCAGTCCCCATATTTGAGATGGGGACTTTATCTAGGCTAGTAATTTATCAGGCGTTAGGATTCAAGTTCTAAAATTTTATCGATAATAGGCTTGTTTGCATCAGGGAAGTCATAGTCCTGCAAATCTAACTTAGAGACCCATTTTACTAGTTGTCCTTCGATACCATGAGCTTCTCCCGTAAAACCGGTTACCCAATGGATATCCAAGAGGACTTGCTTATCTGGGTAGTCATGGCTGATGGTCATCAAGGAGCTTGTATCTGTGATGGTTAAATCAACTTCCTCTTTCAGCTCTCGGGTTAATGCTTGGGTCACAGACTCCCCTTGTTCGACTTTACCTCCGGGAAATTCCCATTTTCCACCTTGGTGTAGATGGTTGAGGCGCTTGGCCAGCAGAATCTGATTATCAGAATTCATTATCACGCCTACTGCGACATGTATTCTTTTGGTTTTAGCTATCGAGACCGACAATTGGGTTAATCCTCTTTAAAGAAGCTTGATTCATCATATCCCTCTACATCCAGAGTCTCATGATCAAATTCGGGTTTAGCTGGGATTGCATGTTTTTCGGATGCCCAGTCACCTAAGTCGATTAGCTTACAGCGATCACTGCAGAAAGGCCTAAACTTAGACTCTGAATTCCAAATAACTTCTGCTTGGCAAGTGGGACATTTTACTAAGGTTGTCATTGATCTATCTCTACAAGGTACGCCTGTAAACTTAGCTTTAACTGTGGGTTTAAGCTAGTCAACAAGGGTGTTTGATATGCAGACCATGATACTGGCTTTAGATGCAGGTTGCTAACTTAAACTCGATAGTTCTATCTGAGTGTTTTTGTTGGTCGAATTGTACGAAGTGAATAGCGTATCTATTTTTGTGGCCGCTAATGGTAGGGTAACAGCCTTGATTTGAGTCTAGTTGCACTCTAATTAATGACAGCGCCTGATTACTCGTACCTTGGTAGAAGCCAGCTTTTGCCACGGCATCAGTATACTCAGTGGTTAATCTGGTTAGTTCTAATAGTAGGCTTATTGGCGTTAGTAACACTCTAAACGTATCTAGCCATTGAGAGTATTCTTGTCTGCGAGTATCCCAAGGTTTGGCTAACCAATAATGGAGTTGTGGCAGGTCGAAATTACAACAGGCCCCAGGCATATTGAATCTTTGGCGTAGAGCCATTAAGAATCGATTCTGCTTGAGTGGCTTACCTGGCCTTTCACTCATTTGAAGGTCGGCTCTAGCATTGGACAGGAGAGATAAGTATTTATCGACTTGTTGTTTATCTATGTGTGGTAGATTTTTCCAATTCGATAGTAACAAAATTTGTTTATTGAGGTCTTTGAGCACCTCGCCGCGGTAGTCGCAGCGCTCTGCTAATTCACACAGTGAGAAAAGGGGGAGAAAACAACGTTCTTGATGATCTTGTGTTAAGTTCATTTGCAGTTGCTGTTCAAGATACTCCAACCTAAGGTAGCTTCGAGTTTTCTCGTTTAGAGGTTGTTCATAGATCAATTCTGTCATGGTGATTATTAAGAGTTATTGGACCATTTTAAATAATTATTATGTAGTGCAATTACTTTGCTTTTGAGCGCTGATATCTCTCCTTGATTGTCTATGACATCATCAGCTTTAGCTAGCTTCTCGGCCCTTGGAGCCTGGCTGCTAATAATTTTTTCTACTTGTTCACTTGTTACCGCATCCCTACTAAGGGTTCGCTGGCTTTGTTGACTTGGTGAAATATCAATCAAAAGTGTACGATTTACTAACTTATCTAATTCATTCTCAAATAGCAAGGGAGCGACGAGAATAGTGTAGGGTGACGACGTAGCTGCTAGTTGATTTAGCATCTCTGTACGTATCATAGGGTGTAGTAAGCCGTTGACCCAGATTCGCTCTTTCGGCTGATTGAAGATGATTTCTCTTAAGGCGGATCGATCTAAGCTGCCATCTTGGTTCAATATCTGTTTACCGAAATGGCTAGCTATTTGATTTAAGCCCCTAGTGCCAATTGCCACCACATCCCGTGCGACTATATCGGCATCGACTAATTCGATGCCTAATTCTGCAAAAAGGTTGGCGACTGTGGTTTTGCCACTGCCGATACCGCCAGTTAAACCAATTAAATATTTAGGCATTATCTTATCTTTAACCATTGAATGAAGCGCCGTTAGCTATATAAGGTGGATAGATACCAAGTATTGATATTATTACCCCAGATCATGGCTATCCAGCCCGCTAATGCTATATAGGGACCAAAAGGAATTGGATTACCTTTATTGAGCCTTTTACTGATGATCAGCATGATACCAACGACCGCGCCGACTATCGATGACAGCAGGATTATCTGCGGCAGTAATTGCCATCCAAACCAGGCACCAAAAACGGCTAAAAGCTTAAAATCACCATAGCCCATACCATCCTTACCTGTTAACAGTTTAAACGCCCAGAAGACACTCCAGAGGCTCAAATAGCCAGCTGCTGCGCCAATTAATGCATCGCTTGGGCTGGCAAAGGTGCTGTCTAGATTAATGATCAAGCCAAGCCATAGCAGAGGGAGTGTCAGTTGGTCCGGCAATAACATCTCGTCGAGATCTATACCTGTTAGCGCTATCAGTACGAAAGTGAGCACAGTAGCGAAGGCAAACTCCAAAGTTGGACCGAAGTGCAGTGCAAGAAAAGCCACGGCTAATCCAGTTAGCAATTCTATGATGGGGTAACGTGCAGAAATAGGTGAACTACATGAGGCGCACTTTCCTTGCAGCATTAGCCAGCCAATAACAGGCAAATTATGCCAAGGCTTGATATCTGTCTTGCATTTGGGGCAGGCCGAACCTGGTACAATTAGATTATATTTCTCTGGATAGCCATCGATAGCACGCTCTAGCTCATTTGAGATGGGATCGATAAGCTCTTTATGATACTCATTGAGATATTGATTACATTCTTGCTGCCATTCTCGTTTCATCATCACGGGAAAGCGATGAATGACCACATTGAGAAAGCTACCAATAACGGCGGCAAAGATAAAGGCTATAGCGCTAAAGAGCCACAAGTTGTGGCTTAATATAGTGATTAATTCTGTCATCTATTTTTTTCTTCTATTTAGGAGTCTTTCATTGATCTTGATTGTTACTTGCAATGGATGCTAAATAATCTTACCCATTTCGAAGATGGGAAGATACATGGCAACGATTAAACCACCGACTAAGGTACCGATCACTACCATCATGATAGGTTCAATCAGGCTAGAAAGTCCATCTACGGCGTCATCCACCTGCATCTCATAAATGTTAGCGACCTTATTGAGCATTCCATCGAGTCCACCAGACTCTTCACCTATCATCACCATCTGGATCAGCATATCGGGAAATAGGTTGGTGGTGCGCATGGCGACATTCATCTGCATCCCCGCCATCACTTCGGAACGGACCTTTAGTACCGCTTTGCGATAAACTGCATTTCCCGAGGCGCCGGCGGCAGATTCCAGACCATCTATAAGGGGGACACCTGCGGCGAAGGTTGTCGCTAAAGTGCGTGCGAAACGAGACATGGCGGCTTTATGCAGTATGGGGCCGATAGCCGGTATTCTAAGTAGTGACGCATCGACTTGATCTCTAAACTTCTGGGAACTTCTGTGTGCGCGTTTAAATAAAAAAACGGCAACTATGATTATCACGGCAAATATATACCAGGAGGCTTGCAGTGCATCAGAAATACCTATGACTAACTGGGTAAAGGCTGGCAGTTCGGCGCCGAAACCGGAAAATATTTCCTCAAACTGTGGGACGACGAAGAGTAACAGTAAGGCTGTTACCCCGAAGGCTACAACGACAACCGCAGCTGGGTAAAACATGGCCTTCTTAATTTTAGATTTTAAGGCTTCGGTTTTCTCCCTGTAGGTTGCGACACGATCGAACACGGCATCTAGTGAACCTGAGTGCTCACCGGCGGCCACCAGATCCACGTACAAGTCATCGAAATATTGTCTGTGGGGCCTTAATGCATCAGATAGCGGAATACCGGCTTGGACATCGTTTAAGATAGTGCCTAATAGCTCTCGCATCTTGACCTTCTCATGACCTCGGCCTAACATCTCGATAGTGGTTACCAAGGGGACACCGGCTGAGAGCATAGTTGCTATCTGACGGGTGATCATGGCGATATCCATGGCATTTATCTTGGGTGCCCCCAATTGGAAAAGACTGGCGGATTGCTTTTTGACCGACTTAGGGTTAACCCCCTGAGTTTTTAGCTGACTACGGACTTCTGCGGCCGTGGCGCCTTTAAGTTCTCCGGAGGTCTTTTGACCGGCTTTGTTGACACCTTTCCATTCATAGGTATAGATCTTAGGCTGGCTATTAACATTGGATTTCTTAGCTCGCGCCTGTCTTTTTTTTATCGTGCTTGCTGTCGCCATAGCCTTTCCTTAAAATAAAGTTGTCGAGTTTAGAAACTAGTGACTCGATTGATCTCGGCGATGCTGGTGACACCATGGATGACCTTGAGTAGCCCCGACTCTCGTAAATCTCGCATGCCTTCTTCTTTGGCCATGGTGGCTATCTGTAAGGAGTTGCCTCCTTCCATGATGATGCGGGCTATCTCATCTGATATCTTCATCACCTCATAGATGCCGACCCGGCCCTTGTAACCGCCGGAGCAGAGATCGCAGCCCACTGGTTTATAGGTGGTGATGCCTTCATCTATGTTTGCTTGCTTAAAGCCTAACCTCTGCAGTTCGTGTTCAGGGATATCTTCTGCTTGCTTACATTCGGGGCAGAGGCGTCGAGACAGGCGCTGAGCTATGATTAGGTTTACCGAACTAGCTATGTTGTATCCAGGAACGCCCATATTGATGAGTCGAGTCAGTGTTTCGGCGGCCGAGTTAGTGTGCAGCGTCGACAATACCAGGTGGCCTGTTTGCGCCGCCTTGATAGCAATTTCGGCGGTCTCTAAGTCTCGAATCTCACCGACCATGACCACATCGGGATCTTGGCGCAGAAATGAGCGCAATGCAGAGGCAAATGTCAGCCCCGCCTTGAGATTGATATGAACCTGATTGACCCCTTCGAGGTTTATCTCCACCGGGTCTTCGACGGTAGAGATGTTTCTAGCTTCGGTATTGAGTATGTTGAGACCAGTATAGAGAGAGACTGTTTTTCCCGAGCCAGTAGGGCCAGTGACCAGGATCATACCCTGAGGTTTTTCCAGCATCTCCTCGTACAGCTCGCGCTGATCGTCTTCATAACCCAGCTTCTCGATGCCTAGTTGCGCCGAAGAGGAGTCCAGAATACGCATCACTATCTTCTCGCCCCAGATAGTAGGCAAGGTACTGACACGAAAGTCTATGGACTTAGTGCGCGATAGCTTCATCTTGATGCGGCCGTCTTGGGGCACACGACGTTCGGCTATATCTAGCTTAGACATCACCTTGAGGCGGGCGGAAATTCGGGCTGAAAGATTGACTGGGGGCTCAGAGACTTCATGCAAGATACCGTCAATACGAAAACGTATACGGTAACGTTTCTCATAGGGTTCGAAATGCAGATCCGATGCCCCTTTGCGTATAGCGTCGGTCAATATTTTGTTGATATAGATGACGATCGGCGCATCATCACCGCTTTCGCTTTTTTGCTCTTCCTCACGCTTACTGGGGTCATCGACTTCGATATCGGCAAGAGCCGACTCATCTATGCCGCTGATATCCAGCGCCGAGATGTCATCCTCGAGAATCTTCTCTATGGCCTTAGTAAGCTTATCATCCTCGACCAATATGGCTTCGGCATGTAGGCCAGCGCTAAACTGAAAGTCTTCCAGGGCGGTAATGTTAGTTGGGTCTGAGGTGCCGATATAGAGGCGGTTGCCCCGCTTAAACAGTGGCAGGCATTTATGTTTCTCTATCAGCTTCTTATTGAGGAAGTCTTCGGGAATGCTGGCGACATCGAATTCGTCGAGATCTAGCAAGGGAGTGCCGTATTCTTCGTAACAAAGCTCGGCTATTTCTCGTGCAGAAATGAGCTTTTCTGAGACTATGGTAGAGACTAGAGATTGCTTATTTTGGCGAGACTTTGCTATAGCGGAAGCTATCTGCTCTTCGCTGAGCAACTGCTTACGAATAAAGAGTGTAGATAAACCTAAATGAAGACCCGTTGTCGGCATATTAGCTCATATATGTGGTTGAAAATATTAGGTCACGCTTATGTAGTAAACAAAAACACCAGAAAGCGGTTGCTTACTGGTGTTTTTAATCATTAATTCTATGGTGTAGGTGTGACGGCGGCTGGGGTTACACCTGCACCTTCTTGGCAAAGTTCATCTGTCCCGCCACTACCAGTAACAGCTGTAGCTGCATATGATACTGCGCCAGTAGCTGCAATTGTTGCTGTTACCATACATTGATCACCAGTATAGACAACCGTTGATTCTTTATTAAATTCAACTAGGCCAGTAAGTTTCATTGCGTCCATATTGGTCTTTACACTTGCACAAGCAATATCTGAAGTAACACAAGCAGCTGCAGTAGAAGTCATTGAGCTAACTGCCTTCATCGATGCTCCGCCACTTGCTGTAGTCACATAATCTTTGTAAGCAGGGAGCGCAATGGCGGCAAGAATACCGATAATTGCAACAACGATCATTAATTCAATCAGGGTGAAACCCTGAGCTTTCTTGTTTAGTCTGTTTTTCAAGTTAATGCCTTTCATTTTCTCTCTCCGTTGACCTAAATCGCTCGACCCACTCACCCTGCTCTTTTTATTTAGAGCAAGAGAAGAACTGAACTTTTACTCATGCCATCTTAGAATCAGCAAAGTAACTTAATTATAGACGTCTTAGC
This portion of the Shewanella violacea DSS12 genome encodes:
- the pqiB gene encoding intermembrane transport protein PqiB, with amino-acid sequence MSNNQPAEAKIQNLKQVSAVWCIPILALAIGIWMFVQYISSQGPVITIRMPNASGIEIGKTAIKSLSVNVGVVTNVQLSEDYSYTLVTAQMNRDSDRMLKEDTSFWVVKPRIGSGGITGLDTLLSGAYIEMQPGDDKEDREHFVALENPPVAPVDAKGLRIILTSHHAGKLGVGDPVLYEGFTVGRVESVSFDIKSKLANYQLFIFEPYDSLARTNSAFMMLSGFNIQMNAEGVNVNVGSLESLMTGGVTFMTPDGDSESRQTEQLVHYRLFDSVHDYREKMYEKHLDFVMMFTESIRGLKVGAPIEYRGIKIGTVKKVPLRLPTSKEGFSNKEIPVLVRIDLGRIYDHSDEGSLEELQASFETEFNSGLRATLKTGNLLTGALYIGTDLYKGEKLPNTRQYAGFNIFPTKTGELAEVQKQLTELLHKFNKLPVEDTLKSMTATLKVSQKTLLSAERVANDLDRLLKQNDTQSLPGDIRTSLQQIQKTLNAFGPDAAPYQNLEGALSRFEEVMIELQPVLRQLNEKPNSLVFGDDKAKDPIPVGGHKS
- a CDS encoding PqiC family protein, encoding MKKWLVITVLTLMVGCSSTPSELVTYLLPSGNTASAAHHGNDQNLLIVAPVDVASYLADMGLVYQVSPTEIVEARQSLWAEGLSKQLTRRITNDLRQKQTGFWPTQLTSTLSTAGIPRLQIRINRFNGVYTGVAEVAGEWMLIDAKGELQTVHPFIFSVPLAADGFAAQVEALSLGVDELTTQVAVSLK
- the mutT gene encoding 8-oxo-dGTP diphosphatase MutT; translated protein: MSVSIAKTKRIHVAVGVIMNSDNQILLAKRLNHLHQGGKWEFPGGKVEQGESVTQALTRELKEEVDLTITDTSSLMTISHDYPDKQVLLDIHWVTGFTGEAHGIEGQLVKWVSKLDLQDYDFPDANKPIIDKILELES
- the yacG gene encoding DNA gyrase inhibitor YacG, producing the protein MTTLVKCPTCQAEVIWNSESKFRPFCSDRCKLIDLGDWASEKHAIPAKPEFDHETLDVEGYDESSFFKED
- the zapD gene encoding cell division protein ZapD yields the protein MTELIYEQPLNEKTRSYLRLEYLEQQLQMNLTQDHQERCFLPLFSLCELAERCDYRGEVLKDLNKQILLLSNWKNLPHIDKQQVDKYLSLLSNARADLQMSERPGKPLKQNRFLMALRQRFNMPGACCNFDLPQLHYWLAKPWDTRRQEYSQWLDTFRVLLTPISLLLELTRLTTEYTDAVAKAGFYQGTSNQALSLIRVQLDSNQGCYPTISGHKNRYAIHFVQFDQQKHSDRTIEFKLATCI
- the coaE gene encoding dephospho-CoA kinase (Dephospho-CoA kinase (CoaE) performs the final step in coenzyme A biosynthesis.), which produces MPKYLIGLTGGIGSGKTTVANLFAELGIELVDADIVARDVVAIGTRGLNQIASHFGKQILNQDGSLDRSALREIIFNQPKERIWVNGLLHPMIRTEMLNQLAATSSPYTILVAPLLFENELDKLVNRTLLIDISPSQQSQRTLSRDAVTSEQVEKIISSQAPRAEKLAKADDVIDNQGEISALKSKVIALHNNYLKWSNNS
- a CDS encoding prepilin peptidase, whose amino-acid sequence is MTELITILSHNLWLFSAIAFIFAAVIGSFLNVVIHRFPVMMKREWQQECNQYLNEYHKELIDPISNELERAIDGYPEKYNLIVPGSACPKCKTDIKPWHNLPVIGWLMLQGKCASCSSPISARYPIIELLTGLAVAFLALHFGPTLEFAFATVLTFVLIALTGIDLDEMLLPDQLTLPLLWLGLIINLDSTFASPSDALIGAAAGYLSLWSVFWAFKLLTGKDGMGYGDFKLLAVFGAWFGWQLLPQIILLSSIVGAVVGIMLIISKRLNKGNPIPFGPYIALAGWIAMIWGNNINTWYLSTLYS
- a CDS encoding type II secretion system F family protein yields the protein MATASTIKKRQARAKKSNVNSQPKIYTYEWKGVNKAGQKTSGELKGATAAEVRSQLKTQGVNPKSVKKQSASLFQLGAPKINAMDIAMITRQIATMLSAGVPLVTTIEMLGRGHEKVKMRELLGTILNDVQAGIPLSDALRPHRQYFDDLYVDLVAAGEHSGSLDAVFDRVATYREKTEALKSKIKKAMFYPAAVVVVAFGVTALLLLFVVPQFEEIFSGFGAELPAFTQLVIGISDALQASWYIFAVIIIVAVFLFKRAHRSSQKFRDQVDASLLRIPAIGPILHKAAMSRFARTLATTFAAGVPLIDGLESAAGASGNAVYRKAVLKVRSEVMAGMQMNVAMRTTNLFPDMLIQMVMIGEESGGLDGMLNKVANIYEMQVDDAVDGLSSLIEPIMMVVIGTLVGGLIVAMYLPIFEMGKII
- the pilB gene encoding type IV-A pilus assembly ATPase PilB, coding for MPTTGLHLGLSTLFIRKQLLSEEQIASAIAKSRQNKQSLVSTIVSEKLISAREIAELCYEEYGTPLLDLDEFDVASIPEDFLNKKLIEKHKCLPLFKRGNRLYIGTSDPTNITALEDFQFSAGLHAEAILVEDDKLTKAIEKILEDDISALDISGIDESALADIEVDDPSKREEEQKSESGDDAPIVIYINKILTDAIRKGASDLHFEPYEKRYRIRFRIDGILHEVSEPPVNLSARISARLKVMSKLDIAERRVPQDGRIKMKLSRTKSIDFRVSTLPTIWGEKIVMRILDSSSAQLGIEKLGYEDDQRELYEEMLEKPQGMILVTGPTGSGKTVSLYTGLNILNTEARNISTVEDPVEINLEGVNQVHINLKAGLTFASALRSFLRQDPDVVMVGEIRDLETAEIAIKAAQTGHLVLSTLHTNSAAETLTRLINMGVPGYNIASSVNLIIAQRLSRRLCPECKQAEDIPEHELQRLGFKQANIDEGITTYKPVGCDLCSGGYKGRVGIYEVMKISDEIARIIMEGGNSLQIATMAKEEGMRDLRESGLLKVIHGVTSIAEINRVTSF
- a CDS encoding prepilin-type N-terminal cleavage/methylation domain-containing protein, yielding MKGINLKNRLNKKAQGFTLIELMIVVAIIGILAAIALPAYKDYVTTASGGASMKAVSSMTSTAAACVTSDIACASVKTNMDAMKLTGLVEFNKESTVVYTGDQCMVTATIAATGAVSYAATAVTGSGGTDELCQEGAGVTPAAVTPTP